From Methanobacteriaceae archaeon, the proteins below share one genomic window:
- a CDS encoding TaqI-like C-terminal specificity domain-containing protein, whose protein sequence is MDNDLFNQNLMKKLARDKDLQLNVTKHDLIKEHLSKLENSDFKSETSNYLYFYETILKEILGYNLQENILFDEKEEVGRGKSEFVLKNGDKKFMVVELKGSDSDLDKPQNRANDKRTPVDQAFDYAQHTGDIDWILVSNYNEFRLYNWHTKGKYISFTSDELLEKDVFSYFMLSFSCYSHIKVNLVDKLMENTVVVERELEKEFYKLYNETRLMLIKEFEEINELSRLDAIHYSQMILNRYMFICFAEDMDLLPDQVSTDTILTPIQKGNIRHGSIWQRLNELFLDINEGNEYKKISQYNGGLFKKDLEDIETENEKKLKIRDIVEDQNFFNDAYQNWNFEEYEKDIVDQLGPHGKKVNPIYRNLLIISSFDFSSELDVNILGHIFENSIGDIEELKADAKGRRKKDGIFYTPDYITDYICKNTIIPYLRKNGAENIPDLILEYSDGDEIEDLESKVMNIKIVDPACGSGAFLNKASDILLEIHNAIYDFKKEKYTTTIETKGGKGKAKVKRSATHAILDSYFDEAAAREEILVNNIYGVDLNEESVDITKLALFLKVARKDKQLPDIDNNIKWGNSLIDDPKFTDRPFKWEDEFKEIFDEGGFDVVIGNPPYVRQERIKEIKPYLKDNYEVYDGVADLFVYFFEKGLKILKNDGMFSFICSDRFIMTNYGKNLRKFILKNEFKQYIYHSESAFENATVLACTIIIKKDIPSDNSKIRFNYDFEIPQNKLDDGFWSFENPEILNLREKIEKISIKIKDIPGLKIYRGLTTGFMKAFVVNENTKNKLISDDKKNKDIIEPFVRGIDVQRWRVDYNKLYLILTRMGVPINDYPMIKEYLSQYEEQLTKRQDQGNYYWELRACDYYNEFEKEKIIWADMSVKPRFTFDDKNLFFETSVFFMTKIEEYDLKYLTSLLNSNILYFIFLQISPKLFAKRLRFKKLYVEQLPIYPATPEEQEPFIEKADQMLEMNKTLQNEINSFKEWLTHIFKVEKFSKKLEKYYELSLDEFLAELKKKKVDVKNRENFTSLKEEFEKSVSKIRPLLQEIEETDNEIDQMVYELYGLSDDEIRIIEDSLK, encoded by the coding sequence ATGGATAACGATCTCTTCAATCAAAACCTCATGAAAAAGCTGGCCCGTGATAAAGACCTGCAATTAAATGTTACCAAGCACGATTTAATTAAAGAACATTTATCCAAGCTGGAAAATAGCGACTTCAAGTCAGAAACCAGTAACTATCTTTATTTTTACGAAACCATCTTAAAAGAAATTTTAGGCTACAATCTGCAAGAGAACATTCTCTTTGATGAAAAAGAGGAAGTTGGCCGAGGGAAAAGTGAATTTGTCCTAAAAAATGGCGATAAAAAGTTCATGGTAGTGGAATTAAAAGGATCTGATTCTGACCTGGACAAACCACAAAACCGGGCCAATGATAAAAGAACACCAGTGGACCAGGCCTTTGACTATGCTCAACATACAGGTGATATTGACTGGATTCTAGTGTCTAATTATAATGAATTCAGACTGTATAATTGGCACACTAAGGGCAAGTACATATCATTTACTTCAGACGAATTGTTAGAAAAGGATGTGTTCAGTTATTTCATGCTATCTTTTTCTTGTTACAGCCACATCAAGGTAAATTTAGTTGATAAGTTAATGGAAAATACCGTAGTTGTGGAACGAGAACTGGAAAAAGAGTTTTACAAACTTTACAATGAAACTCGTCTAATGCTTATAAAAGAATTTGAAGAGATAAATGAGTTATCCAGACTTGATGCAATTCATTACTCTCAAATGATATTAAATAGATACATGTTCATTTGTTTTGCAGAAGATATGGATCTTTTACCGGATCAAGTTTCCACTGATACCATTTTAACTCCAATTCAGAAGGGAAATATTCGTCATGGTAGTATCTGGCAAAGATTGAACGAACTCTTTTTGGATATAAATGAAGGAAACGAATATAAGAAGATTTCCCAATATAATGGGGGACTGTTTAAAAAAGATTTGGAAGATATTGAAACTGAAAATGAGAAAAAACTTAAAATCAGGGACATAGTGGAAGATCAAAACTTCTTCAATGATGCCTATCAGAACTGGAACTTTGAAGAATATGAAAAGGATATTGTGGATCAATTAGGGCCTCATGGTAAGAAAGTAAATCCAATATACCGTAACTTGCTTATCATATCATCTTTTGACTTTTCTTCAGAATTAGATGTCAATATTTTAGGCCATATATTTGAAAACTCTATTGGGGACATTGAAGAGCTTAAAGCAGATGCTAAGGGCCGTAGAAAGAAGGATGGAATTTTTTATACTCCAGATTATATTACTGATTATATTTGTAAAAACACGATTATACCCTATTTAAGAAAAAATGGTGCAGAAAACATACCAGATCTTATTTTAGAATATTCAGATGGTGATGAGATTGAGGATCTCGAATCTAAAGTTATGAATATTAAAATTGTCGATCCTGCTTGTGGGTCAGGTGCTTTTTTAAATAAAGCTTCTGATATTCTTTTAGAAATACACAATGCTATTTACGATTTTAAAAAGGAAAAATACACCACTACCATTGAAACCAAAGGTGGTAAAGGCAAGGCAAAAGTTAAAAGATCTGCCACCCATGCTATACTAGACTCCTACTTTGATGAAGCTGCTGCTCGAGAGGAAATACTAGTCAATAATATCTACGGAGTAGATTTGAATGAGGAATCAGTTGATATAACTAAACTGGCCCTATTTTTAAAGGTTGCTAGAAAAGATAAGCAGTTGCCGGATATTGATAATAATATAAAATGGGGAAACTCGTTGATAGATGATCCTAAATTCACCGACCGACCCTTTAAATGGGAGGATGAATTCAAGGAGATCTTTGATGAGGGTGGATTTGATGTGGTAATTGGGAATCCTCCTTATGTTAGACAGGAACGGATTAAGGAGATAAAACCATATTTAAAGGATAATTATGAAGTTTACGACGGAGTAGCTGATCTTTTTGTTTATTTCTTTGAAAAAGGCCTTAAAATATTGAAAAATGATGGAATGTTTTCTTTTATTTGTTCTGATAGATTTATAATGACTAATTATGGGAAAAACTTAAGAAAATTTATTTTAAAAAATGAATTTAAGCAATATATTTATCATTCTGAAAGTGCTTTCGAAAATGCCACTGTTCTGGCTTGTACTATCATTATAAAGAAAGATATTCCTTCTGATAACAGTAAAATACGATTTAACTATGATTTTGAAATTCCTCAAAATAAATTGGATGATGGATTTTGGAGTTTTGAAAACCCTGAAATTCTGAATTTAAGAGAAAAAATTGAAAAAATATCTATTAAAATAAAAGATATTCCTGGATTAAAAATTTATCGGGGTTTAACAACAGGATTTATGAAAGCATTTGTTGTCAATGAAAATACAAAAAATAAACTTATTTCTGATGATAAAAAAAATAAAGATATTATTGAACCTTTTGTTCGTGGAATAGATGTTCAGAGATGGAGAGTCGATTATAATAAATTATATCTGATTCTTACGCGAATGGGAGTTCCAATAAATGATTATCCTATGATTAAGGAATATCTGAGTCAATATGAAGAGCAATTGACAAAGAGACAAGATCAAGGGAATTATTATTGGGAATTAAGGGCTTGTGATTATTATAATGAATTTGAAAAAGAAAAAATAATTTGGGCAGATATGTCTGTAAAACCCAGGTTTACCTTTGATGATAAAAATCTATTTTTTGAGACTAGTGTTTTTTTCATGACCAAAATAGAGGAATACGATTTGAAGTATTTAACAAGTTTGTTAAATTCTAATATTTTATATTTTATATTCCTTCAGATTAGTCCAAAATTGTTTGCTAAAAGATTAAGATTCAAAAAACTCTATGTAGAACAACTCCCAATTTACCCAGCAACACCAGAAGAACAGGAACCATTCATTGAAAAAGCAGACCAAATGCTAGAAATGAATAAAACTCTTCAAAATGAAATCAATTCATTCAAAGAGTGGTTAACTCATATATTCAAGGTTGAAAAATTCTCTAAAAAGCTGGAAAAATACTATGAACTGTCCCTGGATGAATTCCTGGCCGAACTCAAGAAAAAGAAGGTTGATGTGAAAAATAGGGAAAATTTCACTTCTCTAAAAGAGGAATTTGAGAAAAGTGTTTCTAAAATTAGGCCTTTGCTTCAGGAGATTGAGGAAACTGATAATGAGATTGATCAGATGGTTTATGAATTGTATGGCCTTAGTGATGATGAGATTAGGATTATTGAGGATAGTTTAAAATAA
- a CDS encoding acetylxylan esterase has product MASLLIEAPWAYDNYVAKLMQLFHGGLREWYTEIVIDLQRGIDLLSSIPNIDPERLGFVGHSSGALFGGIVAGLDTRIKTYILMAGVGSFTDVALLNMPDLAGEELKNYQEMMVPIDPIHYIGQAAPASLFFQLGHQDDFFTKKQFLNYYNAASDPKKMQ; this is encoded by the coding sequence GTGGCTTCTTTACTGATTGAGGCTCCCTGGGCATATGATAACTACGTAGCTAAATTGATGCAACTGTTTCACGGTGGTCTGAGGGAATGGTATACTGAAATAGTGATAGACCTGCAGCGGGGGATAGATCTACTGTCATCTATTCCAAATATTGATCCTGAGAGACTGGGATTTGTGGGACACAGTTCTGGTGCTCTTTTTGGAGGTATAGTGGCCGGTCTGGATACCAGGATAAAGACTTACATCTTAATGGCAGGTGTGGGAAGTTTCACCGACGTGGCACTCCTTAATATGCCTGATCTTGCCGGGGAAGAATTGAAAAACTATCAGGAAATGATGGTGCCTATCGATCCCATTCATTACATTGGACAGGCCGCTCCTGCTTCACTATTTTTCCAGTTAGGTCACCAGGATGATTTTTTTACCAAAAAACAATTTTTAAATTATTATAATGCCGCCAGTGATCCCAAGAAGATGCAGTGA